One Cicer arietinum cultivar CDC Frontier isolate Library 1 chromosome 8, Cicar.CDCFrontier_v2.0, whole genome shotgun sequence DNA segment encodes these proteins:
- the LOC101491105 gene encoding wall-associated receptor kinase-like 20 isoform X1 — protein MAPPPPLHTSTNYFMILLLASTPTTSTTVCHDTCGSIQVKYPFGTGPGCGSPLFNPYITCTLNQLILKTHKTAYPITSISYPTSTLILAPPYMSTCTTMQTSPNFGLDLTSPFQITSSTFILLFCQPFIIKNSPICDTSFDYLCASIYSCPAVLSLGMPLFPPTNTCCVYSPANLDGEGELNLRGNDCGGYSSVVSLGGNPTDPTHWVYGVALKYSHSAFDNFVTPKCTSCESSGGVCGFAAPGNGFACVCEGGFNTSLDCSSNDQNEDYLWESISPPPMSTITKQVEEFEKA, from the exons ATGGCACCACCACCACCTCTTCACACCTCCACCAACTATTTCATGATCCTCCTCTTAGCATCCACACCAACAACCTCAACAACAGTGTGCCACGACACATGTGGCTCAATACAAGTCAAGTACCCCTTTGGCACAGGTCCTGGTTGTGGGTCCCCACTATTCAACCCATACATAACATGCACGTTAAACCAACTCATCCTCAAAACTCACAAAACAGCGTACCCTATCACTTCCATATCATACCCAACATCAACTCTCATACTCGCACCCCCCTACATGTCTACTTGCACCACCATGCAAACTTCTCCCAACTTTGGCTTAGATTTAACCTCACCTTTCCAAATCACTTCTTCCACTTTCATCCTCCTCTTTTGTCAACCCTTCATAATAAAAAACTCTCCCATTTGTGACACTTCCTTTGATTACCTTTGTGCTTCTATTTACTCTTGTCCTGCAGTGCTCTCACTTGGTATGCCTCTTTTTCCTCCGACTAACACTTGTTGTGTCTACTCTCCGGCGAACCTCGACGGCGAAGGGGAGTTGAACCTTAGGGGGAATGATTGCGGTGGTTATAGTTCGGTTGTGTCGCTTGGCGGTAATCCTACCGATCCTACTCATTGGGTTTATGGAGTGGCCTTGAAATATAGTCATAGTGCTTTTGATAACTTTGTGACTCCTAAATGTACTAGTTGTGAGAGTAGTGGTGGTGTATGTGGATTTGCTGCTCCAGGAAATGGATTTGCTTGTGTTTGTGAAGGTGGCTTTAACACTAGCCTTGATTGCTCTAGTAATGATCAAAATGAGGATTATCTTTGGGAATCTATCTCTCCTCCTCCCATGTCCACAA TTACTAAACAGGTGGAAGAATTTGAAAAGGCATGA
- the LOC101491105 gene encoding wall-associated receptor kinase-like 20 isoform X2 encodes MAPPPPLHTSTNYFMILLLASTPTTSTTVCHDTCGSIQVKYPFGTGPGCGSPLFNPYITCTLNQLILKTHKTAYPITSISYPTSTLILAPPYMSTCTTMQTSPNFGLDLTSPFQITSSTFILLFCQPFIIKNSPICDTSFDYLCASIYSCPAVLSLGMPLFPPTNTCCVYSPANLDGEGELNLRGNDCGGYSSVVSLGGNPTDPTHWVYGVALKYSHSAFDNFVTPKCTSCESSGGVCGFAAPGNGFACVCEGGFNTSLDCSSNDQNEDYLWESISPPPMSTSGRI; translated from the exons ATGGCACCACCACCACCTCTTCACACCTCCACCAACTATTTCATGATCCTCCTCTTAGCATCCACACCAACAACCTCAACAACAGTGTGCCACGACACATGTGGCTCAATACAAGTCAAGTACCCCTTTGGCACAGGTCCTGGTTGTGGGTCCCCACTATTCAACCCATACATAACATGCACGTTAAACCAACTCATCCTCAAAACTCACAAAACAGCGTACCCTATCACTTCCATATCATACCCAACATCAACTCTCATACTCGCACCCCCCTACATGTCTACTTGCACCACCATGCAAACTTCTCCCAACTTTGGCTTAGATTTAACCTCACCTTTCCAAATCACTTCTTCCACTTTCATCCTCCTCTTTTGTCAACCCTTCATAATAAAAAACTCTCCCATTTGTGACACTTCCTTTGATTACCTTTGTGCTTCTATTTACTCTTGTCCTGCAGTGCTCTCACTTGGTATGCCTCTTTTTCCTCCGACTAACACTTGTTGTGTCTACTCTCCGGCGAACCTCGACGGCGAAGGGGAGTTGAACCTTAGGGGGAATGATTGCGGTGGTTATAGTTCGGTTGTGTCGCTTGGCGGTAATCCTACCGATCCTACTCATTGGGTTTATGGAGTGGCCTTGAAATATAGTCATAGTGCTTTTGATAACTTTGTGACTCCTAAATGTACTAGTTGTGAGAGTAGTGGTGGTGTATGTGGATTTGCTGCTCCAGGAAATGGATTTGCTTGTGTTTGTGAAGGTGGCTTTAACACTAGCCTTGATTGCTCTAGTAATGATCAAAATGAGGATTATCTTTGGGAATCTATCTCTCCTCCTCCCATGTCCACAA GTGGAAGAATTTGA
- the LOC101491423 gene encoding calcium-dependent mitochondrial ATP-magnesium/phosphate carrier protein 2-like isoform X2, whose amino-acid sequence MSEAGQAMDMSFSKPKPSPAADHGRGTNPPMDHVLLALRETKEERELRIRSLFNFFDAANNGYLDYAHIEAGLSALQIPPEYKYAKELFKVCDADRDGRIDYHDFRRYMDDKELELYRIFQAIDVEHNGCILPEELWDALVKAGIEIDEAELARFVEHVDKDNNGIITFEEWRDFLLLYPHEATMENIYQHWERVCLVDIGEQAVIPEGISKHVHRSRYFIAGTAAGKGAAEAWVAEEEAVATNCDKKLEFFMPFQILPPV is encoded by the exons atgtctgaaGCAGGCCAAGCCATGGACATGAGTttttccaaaccaaaaccatCTCCGGCCGCCGATCACGGCCGTGGAACCAACCCGCCGATGGATCATGTTCTATTGGCTTTGCGTGAGACTAAAGAAGAGAGGGAACTTCGAATTCGGAGTTTGTTTAATTTCTTTGATGCTGCAAACAATGGTTACTTGGATTATGCTCACATTGAAGCAGGGTTATCTGCACTTCAGATACCTCCTGAATATAAATATGCTAAGGAACTTTTCAAGGTTTGTGATGCTGATAGAGATGGGAGAATCGATTATCACGATTTTCGACGTTATATGGATGATAAAGAACTTGAACTTTACCGTATTTTTCAAGCTATTGATGTTGAACATAATGGTTGTATTCTTCCTGAAGAACTTTGGGATGCACTTGTCAAGGCTG GTATTGAAATTGATGAGGCGGAACTTGCTCGCTTTGTTGAACATGTTGATAAGGATAATAATGGAATTATCACTTTTGAAGAATGGAGAGATTTTCTTCTACTTTATCCTCATGAAGCAACCATGGAAAACATATATCAACATTGGGAGAGGGTGTGCCTTGTAGACATTGGAGAACAAGCTGTGATTCCTGAAGGCATCAGCAAGCATGTGCACAGGAGTAGATATTTTATCGCAG GCACAGCCGCAGGCAAAGGCGCAGCAGAAGCATGGGTGGCGGAGGAGGAGGCAGTAGCAACAAATTGTGATAAAAAGCTTGAGTTCTTCATGCCTTTTCAAATTCTTCCACCTGTTTAG
- the LOC101491423 gene encoding calcium-dependent mitochondrial ATP-magnesium/phosphate carrier protein 2-like isoform X1: MSEAGQAMDMSFSKPKPSPAADHGRGTNPPMDHVLLALRETKEERELRIRSLFNFFDAANNGYLDYAHIEAGLSALQIPPEYKYAKELFKVCDADRDGRIDYHDFRRYMDDKELELYRIFQAIDVEHNGCILPEELWDALVKAGIEIDEAELARFVEHVDKDNNGIITFEEWRDFLLLYPHEATMENIYQHWERVCLVDIGEQAVIPEGISKHVHRSRYFIAARVLVPTFHPKLVFCKSTAAGKGAAEAWVAEEEAVATNCDKKLEFFMPFQILPPV, encoded by the exons atgtctgaaGCAGGCCAAGCCATGGACATGAGTttttccaaaccaaaaccatCTCCGGCCGCCGATCACGGCCGTGGAACCAACCCGCCGATGGATCATGTTCTATTGGCTTTGCGTGAGACTAAAGAAGAGAGGGAACTTCGAATTCGGAGTTTGTTTAATTTCTTTGATGCTGCAAACAATGGTTACTTGGATTATGCTCACATTGAAGCAGGGTTATCTGCACTTCAGATACCTCCTGAATATAAATATGCTAAGGAACTTTTCAAGGTTTGTGATGCTGATAGAGATGGGAGAATCGATTATCACGATTTTCGACGTTATATGGATGATAAAGAACTTGAACTTTACCGTATTTTTCAAGCTATTGATGTTGAACATAATGGTTGTATTCTTCCTGAAGAACTTTGGGATGCACTTGTCAAGGCTG GTATTGAAATTGATGAGGCGGAACTTGCTCGCTTTGTTGAACATGTTGATAAGGATAATAATGGAATTATCACTTTTGAAGAATGGAGAGATTTTCTTCTACTTTATCCTCATGAAGCAACCATGGAAAACATATATCAACATTGGGAGAGGGTGTGCCTTGTAGACATTGGAGAACAAGCTGTGATTCCTGAAGGCATCAGCAAGCATGTGCACAGGAGTAGATATTTTATCGCAG CAAGAGTGTTGGTTCCTACATTCCACCCAAAGCTAGTGTTTTGCAAAA GCACAGCCGCAGGCAAAGGCGCAGCAGAAGCATGGGTGGCGGAGGAGGAGGCAGTAGCAACAAATTGTGATAAAAAGCTTGAGTTCTTCATGCCTTTTCAAATTCTTCCACCTGTTTAG